The genomic stretch TGGAATAACTGGAAATCGAGCCTGTCACCTGAGCGAAAGGAGTAATGACATAGGTATAGAGGAGTATTCGACGATGACATTTCACATGATTTACTTTATGACGCAATGGGATCAGATATAAAAATCTTAATTACCAATGTCTTAAATTAAAAATAACTGAGGGATCAAAAAAAGCTGAAGGACTCTACACATGCTAATATTCAGAAATGCAAATCTATTTACCATCATTTTTATTTGTTCCATTTTTGCTCTTTGCTTCATTCTGGATACAAAAAAAATACGTTCTGCCAAGGTTTATATTTTAATAATCGTCTCCCTTCTCACCATCCAATTAATTTCTTTTAATGTATGCACAGGATGTGTCTACTGGAAAAAGGACCTTTCAAATGTTGAAGAAAAACATATATTGGTTTTTTCCGAAATATTAGATCAATTTAAAAATGATATGGGCCGCTACCCCTTGACAGATGAAGGCTGGTCTGCCCTGATAACAAGCCCTGCCGGGATAAAACCTCATATTTGGAAAGGCCCTTATTTATCTGATATACCAAAGGACCACTGGAAAAATGAATTAGTTTATTCGAGTAAAGACGGAAAAAGTTTCAGCTTGTTCTCAAAAGGCGAAGATGGTCTGTCTGCCAGTAAGGGAAATGACCGGGATGACATTAATAGTTGGGACA from Deltaproteobacteria bacterium encodes the following:
- a CDS encoding type II secretion system protein GspG, with translation MLIFRNANLFTIIFICSIFALCFILDTKKIRSAKVYILIIVSLLTIQLISFNVCTGCVYWKKDLSNVEEKHILVFSEILDQFKNDMGRYPLTDEGWSALITSPAGIKPHIWKGPYLSDIPKDHWKNELVYSSKDGKSFSLFSKGEDGLSASKGNDRDDINSWDTKKHWKSYYVEKGTEKKFYREILYPLVCALNLLLIAYFIIRFIIFLLQKNDKKIGEKKV